The Pieris brassicae chromosome 6, ilPieBrab1.1, whole genome shotgun sequence genome window below encodes:
- the LOC123711172 gene encoding uncharacterized protein LOC123711172: MQATIIQEPSHNKYDISHLLKYKTLTTTSTQLDNSRHITMLIRQRENCKKSAIVFKNKLKALKLHSKSSKSSSTDNFDKKNNKLQLKLHNKLKATGNVVKMLDEIIEAECSEVYSTEVTDRNQAQKQYMYNYEYYDPELHWCHICNVFPQTAKDFLKHLHSSLHQEKTGDHIEKPWSEQTDFDEGFPHVPSAPSKRTPIRGLQFYVPTTAWYCKLCKHFMGDAHSATNHLKSIIHANKYNEFIGHNPHFETDWISDRQKAFEKVRRLKRLIGNEKMVSICVSSDSDGEPTHKREKRMKEKHHNKSRKENIFKANSEKIADLDSTRSRQDTLTPSDLVYDRSVSREVDDNERRRLEARWKDKDREGERRMNEREKNSDDRERYQERSKLCYNERERRRDEEERERRHRRDSRYMQQYKRDSRDLARLRETPQTKTKYREGYAKMLPVPEKDGKPKCSMQELKKTAAELYNKERKGNESLYQLAASWLNNNPLPIYPSIAVPDVDINQYYPYGYPYYMGPGYGLESIMNPGMIAPCTSNSGTSLLGEPPLYYGFNKTFSLLYNHMNQQSMRNNVSQNSKEPMDKENNSTEENESCKQDGNEDENNGIEENSIVQLNLQSIKDESQTVTDYKEQPPNDEKNIDV; this comes from the exons ATGCAAGCTACTATTATTCAG GAGCCTTCacacaataaatatgatatatcaCATCTGTTGAAATACAAAACTTTAACAACCACTTCAA CGCAATTGGATAATTCACGGCATATAACCATGTTAATAAGACAAagagaaaattgtaaaaaaagtgcaatagtgtttaaaaataaattgaaagcCTTAAAGCTTCATAGTAAAAGCAGCAAATCTTCAAGTACTGATAATTTTGacaaaaagaataataaactgCAG TTGAAACTCCATAATAAGTTGAAGGCTACCGGCAATGTTGTAAAGATGTTGGATGAAATCATAGAAGCAGAATGTTCTGAAGTTTACAGTACAGAAGTAACAGACAG aaacCAAGCACAGAAACAATATATGTACAATTACGAATATTATGACCCGGAACTACACTGGTGTCATATTTGTAACGTGTTCCCGCAGACCGCGAAAGATTTTCTAAAACATTTGCATAGCAGTCTTCATCAGGA aaaAACTGGAGACCACATTGAAAAGCCGTGGAGTGAACAGACGGATTTCGACGAAGGTTTCCCTCATGTGCCTTCTGCTCCATCAAAACGAACTCCTATTAGAG GTCTTCAGTTCTATGTGCCAACAACAGCGTGGTACTGTAAGCTGTGCAAGCACTTTATGGGCGACGCGCACTCTGCTACGAATCATCTGAAGTCAATCATACACGCTAACAAGTATAAT gaaTTTATTGGGCATAACCCACATTTTGAGACTGATTGGATTTCCGATCGCCAGAAAGCGTTCGAAAAAGTTCGAAGATTGAAGAGGCTGATCGGAAATGAGAAGATGGTTAGCATTTGTGTCAGTAGTGACTCAGACGGTGAACCTACTCATAAGAGGG AAAAACGGATGAAAGAGAAGCATCACAATAAGTCTAGGaaagagaatatttttaa gGCAAACTCAGAAAAAATTGCCGATTTAGATTCAACGCGATCCCGACAAGATACATTGACTCCAAGCGATCTTGTTTATGACCGTTCTGTCTCTCGTGAGGTAGATGATAATGAAAGAAGACGTTTAGAAGCACGTTGGAAAGAtaaagatagagaaggagagAGACGGATGAACGAAAGAGAGAAGAATTCTGACGATAGAGAGAGATACCAGGAGAGATCGAAACTGTGTTATAACGAGAGGGAGCGACGGAGAGATGAAGAAGAAAGAGAAAGAAGACATCGACGGGATTCAAGATATATGCAGCAATACAAACGCGATTCGAGGGACCTTGCTCGATTACGAGAGACACcacaaactaaaacaaaatacaggGAAGGTTATG CAAAAATGTTGCCGGTACCTGAAAAAGACGGGAAACCAAAATGTAGT ATGCAAGAACTAAAAAAGACTGCGGCGGAATTATATAACAAGGAACGCAAAGGGAACGAAAGCCTTTATCAACTCGCTGCCTCTTGGCTAAACAACAATCCTTTGCCTATTTATCCATCAATAGCTGTGCC tgACGTCGACATAAATCAGTATTATCCTTATGGGTATCCTTATTATATGGGACCTGGTTATGGATTAGAGTCTATTATGAATCCCGGAATGATAGCTCCTTGTACCAGTAACTCCGGAACGAGTTTATTGGGCGAACCACCTCTATATTACgggtttaataaaacattctcACTTTTGTATAATCACATGAATCAGCAATCAATGAGAAATAATGTATCGCAGAATTCAAAAGAGCCAAtggataaagaaaataatagtacagAAGAAAATGAATCGTGTAAACAAGATGGAAATGAAGATGAGAATAATGGAATAGAAGAAAATTCAATAGTACAACTAAACCTACAGAGTATTAAAGATGAATCTCAAACTGTTACGGATTACAAAGAGCAACCTCCTAATGATGAGAAAAACATTGATGTTTAA